One Vallitalea longa DNA segment encodes these proteins:
- a CDS encoding YgeY family selenium metabolism-linked hydrolase, whose translation MDFNAIKMKANDYEQEMTRFLRELIAIPGESCREEEVIRRIAKEMNDVGFDKVEIDKMGNVLGYMGSGKTLIAFDAHIDTVGLGEKTNWNFDPYVGYENEEEIGGRGSSDQLGGIVASVYGAKIMKDLGLIDDKYTVLVTGTVQEEDCDGLCWQYIINEDKIKPEFVVITEPTNGNIYRGHRGRMEIRVEVKGISCHGSAPERGDNAIYKMAEIIGEVRELNEKLHYDEFLGKGTLAVSETFFNSPSRCAVADMCAISIDRRLTDGETYETALEEIRMLSSVKKYGAEVSMYQYTRPSWTNLTYPTDCYFPTWVIPEESLPVKAMVEAYKGMFGTPKVDKWTFSTNGVSIMGRYNIPCIGLGPGKEEEAHAPNEKTWKADLVKCAAVYAALPTIYCNQ comes from the coding sequence ATGGATTTTAATGCTATAAAAATGAAAGCTAATGATTATGAACAAGAAATGACTAGGTTTCTGAGAGAGCTAATAGCTATTCCAGGAGAAAGTTGTCGGGAAGAAGAAGTAATAAGACGTATAGCTAAAGAAATGAATGATGTAGGTTTCGATAAAGTTGAAATCGACAAAATGGGTAATGTATTGGGATACATGGGATCAGGAAAGACTTTGATCGCATTTGATGCCCATATTGATACTGTAGGACTCGGTGAAAAAACCAACTGGAATTTTGACCCATACGTTGGATATGAAAATGAGGAAGAAATAGGAGGAAGAGGTTCTTCAGATCAATTAGGTGGTATTGTTGCTAGTGTTTATGGTGCCAAAATCATGAAAGATCTAGGTTTGATAGATGATAAATATACAGTATTAGTTACAGGTACGGTACAAGAGGAAGATTGTGATGGACTTTGTTGGCAATACATAATTAACGAAGATAAGATTAAACCTGAGTTCGTAGTTATTACAGAACCTACAAACGGTAATATATATAGAGGACATAGGGGACGTATGGAAATCCGTGTAGAAGTTAAAGGTATATCTTGTCATGGATCAGCGCCAGAACGTGGAGATAATGCAATATACAAAATGGCAGAGATAATTGGAGAAGTAAGAGAACTTAATGAAAAATTGCATTATGATGAATTCTTGGGTAAAGGAACTCTTGCAGTTTCAGAGACTTTCTTCAATTCACCTTCAAGATGTGCTGTAGCTGATATGTGTGCAATATCAATTGATAGAAGATTGACTGATGGTGAAACCTACGAAACAGCGTTAGAAGAAATCCGTATGTTATCATCTGTAAAAAAATATGGTGCAGAAGTTAGCATGTATCAATATACTAGACCAAGCTGGACTAACTTAACTTATCCTACTGACTGTTATTTCCCAACATGGGTTATTCCAGAAGAGAGTCTACCAGTAAAAGCTATGGTAGAAGCTTACAAAGGAATGTTCGGTACTCCTAAAGTTGATAAATGGACATTTTCTACAAATGGTGTATCTATAATGGGAAGGTATAATATTCCATGTATCGGTTTAGGTCCTGGTAAAGAAGAAGAAGCGCATGCACCTAACGAAAAGACTTGGAAAGCAGATTTAGTTAAGTGTGCTGCTGTATATGCAGCATTACCAACAATATATTGTAACCAATAA
- a CDS encoding helix-turn-helix transcriptional regulator codes for MNDDMNLDFLKRLAKGIVNHFGSNCEVVIHDLKSDSLQKTIIEIENGHVTNRKIGDGASHIVLDTINNDNDSLEDSIGYLTKTHDGRVLKSSSIYIRDENKEPIGIFCINYDVTELTIAENSIKSLLNHKDEKKEVEEIPQNVNDLLDNLIEQSVKMIGKPVALMSKEDKIKSIQFLNKAGAFLITKSGDKISKYFGISKYSIYNYIDVKR; via the coding sequence ATGAATGATGATATGAATTTAGATTTTTTAAAAAGATTAGCAAAAGGTATTGTAAATCATTTTGGTAGCAACTGTGAAGTTGTAATACACGACCTCAAGTCTGATAGTTTGCAAAAAACTATTATTGAGATTGAAAACGGTCATGTGACCAATAGGAAAATTGGAGATGGCGCCTCTCATATAGTTCTAGATACAATAAATAATGATAATGATTCACTAGAAGACTCTATAGGATATTTAACTAAAACTCATGACGGTAGAGTATTAAAATCAAGTAGCATATATATTAGAGACGAGAATAAAGAACCTATAGGTATTTTTTGCATAAATTATGATGTTACTGAACTTACAATAGCTGAGAATTCAATAAAAAGTTTGTTGAATCATAAGGATGAGAAAAAAGAAGTAGAAGAAATACCACAAAATGTTAATGATTTATTAGATAATTTAATAGAGCAATCTGTTAAGATGATTGGTAAACCTGTAGCATTGATGAGTAAAGAGGACAAAATAAAATCTATACAATTCTTGAATAAAGCAGGTGCTTTTCTAATTACTAAATCAGGAGATAAGATATCAAAATATTTTGGCATATCAAAATACAGTATATACAATTATATAGATGTAAAACGCTAA
- the ssnA gene encoding putative aminohydrolase SsnA, translating into MILLGNGKLITRDENNPFIEDGCVCVKDNFVWDIGKTKDMKQKYPNEEFIDAQQGLIMPGLINTHHHIYSSFARGLSIDGYNPQKFTEILEGMWWKIDESLTLDDVKYSAYVTYIDCIKNGVTTVFDHHASYGDTSDSLSQISSVAHEVGIRTSLCYEISDRKGRSEMEKAVKENINFIDYCKSDTRDMQKGMMGLHASFTLSDETLCYIAENMPADTGYHIHVSEGIEDLYHSMKKYNKRVINRLYDMDILGPRTLAIHCIHINPLEMDILKETNTMVVNNPESNMGNAVGCTPIFKILDKGIVLGLGTDGYTSDMLESMKVANILHKHNSCNPSAAWNEVPQMLFENNATIANRFYNRPLGTIKKGAYADVIIVDYDSYTPLNSNNYNSHILFGVNGRNVKTTMINGKLLMKDYKLIDIDEAKINAKARELSSILWKKF; encoded by the coding sequence ATGATTTTATTAGGAAATGGAAAGTTAATAACCAGAGATGAAAATAATCCATTTATAGAAGATGGTTGTGTCTGCGTTAAAGATAACTTTGTCTGGGACATAGGAAAAACTAAAGATATGAAACAAAAATATCCTAATGAAGAATTTATTGATGCGCAACAAGGGTTAATTATGCCAGGTTTGATTAATACACATCATCATATATATAGTTCTTTTGCAAGAGGATTATCTATTGATGGTTACAATCCCCAAAAATTCACTGAGATTCTAGAAGGTATGTGGTGGAAAATAGATGAATCTCTAACGTTAGATGATGTTAAGTATAGTGCCTATGTAACATATATAGATTGTATCAAGAATGGAGTTACAACAGTATTTGATCATCATGCAAGTTATGGTGATACAAGTGACAGCTTATCCCAGATTTCAAGTGTAGCTCATGAAGTAGGAATTCGTACTTCCCTATGCTACGAAATTTCTGACCGTAAAGGTAGATCTGAGATGGAAAAAGCCGTAAAAGAAAATATCAATTTTATCGACTATTGCAAAAGTGATACAAGAGATATGCAAAAAGGTATGATGGGACTTCATGCTTCATTCACATTATCTGATGAGACTCTTTGCTATATTGCAGAAAATATGCCAGCTGATACTGGATATCATATTCATGTATCTGAAGGCATTGAAGATTTATACCACTCCATGAAAAAATATAATAAGAGAGTAATAAATCGTTTATATGATATGGATATACTAGGTCCTAGAACTCTGGCTATACACTGTATCCATATTAATCCGTTAGAGATGGATATTTTAAAAGAAACTAATACAATGGTTGTCAACAATCCTGAATCAAATATGGGTAACGCTGTTGGTTGTACTCCTATCTTTAAAATTCTAGACAAAGGAATAGTTCTTGGACTAGGAACTGATGGTTATACCAGTGATATGTTAGAATCAATGAAAGTCGCTAATATTCTTCACAAACACAATAGCTGCAATCCATCTGCTGCATGGAACGAAGTACCACAAATGCTATTTGAAAACAATGCTACGATTGCAAATCGTTTCTACAATAGACCTTTGGGCACAATTAAAAAAGGTGCATACGCAGATGTAATTATAGTTGATTATGATTCTTATACACCACTTAACTCAAATAATTATAATAGTCATATTTTATTTGGTGTAAATGGAAGAAATGTGAAGACGACAATGATAAATGGTAAATTATTAATGAAAGACTATAAATTGATAGATATAGATGAAGCCAAGATTAATGCTAAAGCGAGAGAACTTTCAAGTATTTTGTGGAAAAAATTCTAA